The proteins below come from a single Mycolicibacterium sp. TY81 genomic window:
- a CDS encoding multidrug efflux SMR transporter — protein MSWLVLVLSGVLEAVWATAMGKSEGFSKLSPSIVFAVALIASMGGLAYAMRDLPVGTAYAVWVGIGAVLTVVYAMATGDEPTSVLKVVFLTLIIGGVVGLKLVH, from the coding sequence ATGTCGTGGCTCGTTCTGGTCCTGTCCGGCGTCCTCGAAGCGGTGTGGGCCACCGCGATGGGCAAGTCCGAGGGGTTCAGCAAGCTCTCGCCCAGCATCGTGTTCGCGGTCGCGCTCATCGCCAGCATGGGCGGGCTGGCCTACGCCATGCGTGACCTGCCGGTCGGCACCGCGTACGCCGTCTGGGTCGGTATCGGCGCGGTCCTCACCGTGGTCTATGCGATGGCCACCGGGGATGAGCCGACGTCGGTTCTCAAGGTGGTGTTCTTGACGCTGATCATCGGCGGCGTGGTCGGGCTCAAGCTCGTGCACTGA
- a CDS encoding AzlC family ABC transporter permease, which yields MDAAVVTSRKAEVAAGVRASLAAGLGMYPIGVAFGLLVIQAGLPWWVAPALSIACFAGSLELLLIGMIVAVTPLATIALTAFLVNFRHIFYAFTFPLHVVRNRFARAYSVYTLVDEAYAVTAANPRGWTSWRLVTMQAAFQCYWVGGGLTGVLLGSMLPARIEGLEFALCALFVTLTLDACRSRDGVPSLLLAALSFSIAVVVAPHAALFVGLLLFIATLVARYLLVRRQAAVDA from the coding sequence ATGGACGCTGCGGTGGTGACTTCTCGGAAAGCGGAGGTCGCCGCAGGCGTGCGGGCCTCCCTGGCCGCGGGCCTCGGCATGTACCCGATCGGCGTCGCCTTCGGCCTGCTGGTCATCCAGGCAGGCCTGCCCTGGTGGGTCGCCCCGGCGCTGTCCATCGCCTGCTTTGCCGGGTCGTTGGAGCTGCTGCTGATCGGCATGATCGTCGCGGTCACTCCGCTGGCGACCATCGCGCTGACGGCGTTCCTGGTGAACTTCCGCCACATCTTCTACGCGTTCACCTTCCCGCTGCACGTCGTGCGGAACCGGTTCGCCCGGGCCTATTCCGTCTACACCCTCGTGGACGAGGCGTACGCCGTGACCGCCGCCAACCCGCGCGGCTGGACGTCATGGCGACTGGTCACGATGCAGGCCGCATTCCAGTGCTACTGGGTGGGCGGCGGTCTGACGGGCGTCCTGCTCGGTTCGATGTTGCCGGCGCGCATCGAAGGGCTCGAATTCGCTTTGTGCGCACTGTTCGTCACGTTGACGCTCGATGCCTGCCGCTCTCGCGACGGTGTGCCGTCGCTCCTGCTTGCCGCTCTCAGCTTCTCGATAGCGGTGGTGGTCGCCCCGCATGCGGCATTGTTCGTCGGGCTCCTGCTGTTCATTGCCACGCTCGTGGCGCGCTATCTGCTGGTGCGGCGGCAGGCGGCCGTCGATGCTTGA
- a CDS encoding nitronate monooxygenase family protein: MITTRLTDRLGIQHPIVSAPMALAAGGVLAAAVSRAGGLGLIGGGYGDSDWLRAQFAAAGSERVGVGFITWSAQRSPSVVAEALEFRPAAVMLSFGDPAAFAEQVKDAGALLICQCQNLDHVNRAISVGADVVVAQGAEAGGHGSSRGTLSLVPEVADVLAARSPDTLLLAAGGIADGRALAAALMLGADGVLIGTRLWAADEALVHPRHHQAIVESDGDSTIRSTVGDVVRGIDWPAEFTMRMRRNAFTDRWHGDEKTLAANVDVEGPRYRAAFADGDPDNAGVVFGEAAGLIHSIEPAAVIVERIVDEAARLLRAGAGYAG; this comes from the coding sequence ATGATCACCACGCGCCTGACTGATCGCCTCGGGATTCAGCATCCGATCGTCTCGGCGCCCATGGCATTGGCCGCGGGCGGTGTACTGGCCGCAGCGGTCAGTCGGGCCGGCGGGCTCGGGCTCATCGGCGGCGGCTACGGCGACTCCGACTGGCTCCGTGCACAATTCGCGGCCGCCGGCTCGGAGCGGGTCGGCGTCGGCTTCATCACCTGGTCGGCGCAGCGCTCGCCCAGCGTGGTGGCCGAAGCGCTCGAATTCCGTCCGGCCGCGGTGATGTTGTCGTTCGGCGATCCAGCGGCCTTCGCCGAGCAGGTCAAAGACGCTGGCGCACTGCTCATTTGCCAATGTCAGAACCTTGATCACGTTAACCGTGCGATCAGCGTCGGGGCGGACGTCGTCGTCGCGCAGGGCGCCGAGGCGGGTGGCCACGGTTCCTCGCGCGGGACGCTGAGCCTCGTCCCGGAGGTCGCCGACGTCCTCGCTGCCCGCTCACCCGACACCCTGCTACTGGCGGCCGGTGGGATCGCCGACGGCCGGGCGCTGGCCGCCGCGCTCATGTTGGGCGCCGACGGCGTGTTGATCGGTACCCGGCTGTGGGCCGCCGACGAAGCGCTGGTGCATCCGCGTCACCATCAAGCGATCGTCGAGTCCGACGGGGACAGCACAATTCGATCGACGGTGGGCGACGTCGTCCGCGGTATCGACTGGCCGGCGGAGTTCACAATGCGCATGCGGCGCAACGCATTTACCGACCGATGGCACGGCGACGAGAAGACATTGGCGGCGAACGTCGACGTCGAGGGTCCGCGCTACCGCGCCGCCTTCGCCGACGGCGATCCCGACAACGCCGGGGTGGTTTTCGGCGAAGCCGCCGGGCTCATCCATTCGATCGAGCCCGCCGCCGTGATCGTCGAGCGGATCGTCGACGAGGCGGCGCGGCTGTTGCGGGCCGGTGCCGGCTACGCCGGGTAG
- a CDS encoding Lrp/AsnC family transcriptional regulator: MDSLDTAIIDVLREDGRIANVALAERVGLTPGPCLRRVQRLEADGVIVGYQALISPAAANQSFEVLLDVEITDFDMKSIETFEATMAEYPQVLELHRLFGSPDYLVRVAVADLPAYEQFLTSKVLAIPGIHRVSSRFPMKTIKSLRPL, from the coding sequence ATGGATAGTCTCGACACAGCAATAATCGACGTCCTGCGTGAAGACGGCCGGATCGCGAACGTCGCGCTCGCCGAAAGAGTCGGGCTCACGCCGGGGCCGTGCCTGCGGCGGGTGCAGCGGCTCGAGGCCGACGGCGTCATCGTCGGCTACCAGGCCCTGATCTCACCCGCCGCCGCGAACCAGAGTTTCGAGGTGCTGCTCGACGTCGAGATCACCGACTTCGACATGAAGAGCATCGAGACCTTCGAGGCCACGATGGCCGAGTACCCGCAGGTGCTCGAACTCCATCGACTCTTCGGTTCGCCGGACTATCTCGTCCGCGTCGCCGTCGCGGACCTGCCCGCGTACGAGCAGTTCCTGACGAGCAAGGTCCTCGCGATCCCGGGCATCCACCGTGTCTCGTCACGGTTCCCGATGAAGACGATCAAGTCGCTGCGGCCGCTGTGA